From the genome of Streptomyces sp. NBC_01116, one region includes:
- a CDS encoding alpha/beta hydrolase, translated as MADEPAIVLVHGFWGGAAHWAGVITELHRRGFGSLHAVENPLTSLAEDAERTRKMVRQIDGPVVLVGHSYGGAVITEAGDLPNVTGLVYIAAFAPDAGESPGQISQEKPPAAFENLAPDSDGYLWIKQDKFHESFAQDLSEEEALVMAVTQKAPLASTFGDNVTAPAWRSKPTWYQVSAADRMIHPDNERRMAARMQPRRTIELDAGHASLASQPGPVTDLIEEAAGAAGS; from the coding sequence ATGGCTGACGAACCCGCGATCGTCCTGGTCCACGGCTTCTGGGGCGGCGCCGCCCACTGGGCCGGAGTCATCACCGAACTGCACCGCCGCGGTTTCGGCTCCCTGCACGCGGTGGAGAACCCGCTGACCTCCCTGGCCGAGGACGCCGAGCGCACCCGCAAGATGGTCCGGCAGATCGACGGCCCGGTGGTCCTGGTCGGCCACTCCTACGGCGGTGCGGTCATCACGGAGGCCGGCGACCTGCCGAACGTCACCGGCCTCGTCTACATCGCCGCGTTCGCCCCGGACGCCGGTGAGAGCCCCGGACAGATCAGCCAGGAGAAGCCGCCCGCCGCCTTCGAGAACCTCGCCCCGGACTCCGACGGCTACCTGTGGATCAAGCAGGACAAGTTCCACGAGAGCTTCGCCCAGGACCTGTCCGAGGAGGAGGCCCTGGTGATGGCGGTGACACAGAAGGCGCCGCTGGCCTCGACGTTCGGCGACAACGTCACCGCCCCGGCCTGGCGGTCCAAGCCCACGTGGTACCAGGTCTCCGCCGCCGACCGCATGATCCACCCCGACAACGAGCGCCGCATGGCGGCACGGATGCAGCCGCGCAGGACGATCGAGCTGGACGCTGGTCACGCCTCCCTCGCCTCGCAGCCCGGCCCGGTCACCGACCTCATCGAGGAGGCGGCGGGAGCCGCCGGCTCGTGA
- a CDS encoding winged helix-turn-helix transcriptional regulator produces the protein MEEGTSKSPSNCADTGVGQDYDISQWDVREGCEVRQILDRVADKWSLLAIAHLERRTLRFSELRRLIEGISQRMLTVTLRQLERDGLVRRTVYPVVPPRVEYELTELGATLHATISSLVDWTETHQQEIAKARSDYDSRKDAEVPVS, from the coding sequence ATGGAAGAAGGCACTTCGAAGTCACCGAGTAACTGCGCGGATACCGGAGTCGGTCAGGACTACGACATCAGCCAGTGGGACGTCCGCGAGGGATGCGAGGTGCGGCAGATCCTCGACCGCGTCGCGGACAAGTGGTCGCTCCTGGCCATCGCCCACCTGGAACGCCGCACGCTGCGCTTCTCCGAGCTGCGCCGGCTGATCGAAGGCATCAGTCAGCGCATGCTGACGGTGACCCTGCGCCAGCTGGAGCGCGACGGCCTGGTGCGGCGCACGGTCTATCCCGTCGTACCGCCCCGCGTGGAGTACGAACTCACCGAACTGGGGGCGACGCTGCACGCGACGATCAGTTCCCTGGTCGACTGGACCGAGACCCATCAGCAGGAGATCGCGAAGGCCCGTTCCGACTACGACTCCCGCAAGGACGCCGAGGTGCCGGTCTCCTGA
- a CDS encoding DUF6281 family protein has protein sequence MSRSGRSAGALLAAVMVMTAAGCGADGDRGEGEASCAFEVTYQGRTYRDVANVEFTVTDKLGTATQPPCDDTGGDEETAERATRESAYGVKGLPPGTAIAVGSSPEDAVFVVSYSGSTLPPAIRELIDSP, from the coding sequence ATGAGTCGGTCCGGAAGATCCGCGGGCGCGTTACTGGCGGCGGTCATGGTGATGACGGCGGCCGGGTGCGGCGCCGACGGCGACCGTGGCGAGGGTGAGGCGTCCTGCGCATTCGAGGTCACCTACCAGGGGCGGACCTATCGGGACGTCGCGAACGTGGAGTTCACGGTCACCGACAAGCTGGGCACCGCCACCCAGCCGCCCTGCGACGACACCGGCGGCGATGAGGAGACCGCGGAGAGGGCGACCCGGGAAAGCGCCTACGGAGTGAAGGGCCTGCCCCCTGGGACCGCCATCGCCGTGGGCAGTTCACCCGAGGACGCCGTGTTCGTCGTCTCCTACTCCGGCTCGACGCTCCCGCCCGCGATACGGGAACTGATCGACAGCCCGTGA
- a CDS encoding DUF1707 domain-containing protein, whose amino-acid sequence MNSPKPHATSRVSEDDRESAVRRVREAYADEHIPHEEMDERLGRVLAATTHGELAAALDQLPAEDPGTTSTIAAAGGRIKRRGVWRVPRVLKVESAFGRVRLDLSRAIIEGPVVDIELSLGTGNASITVPRDATVEVEGVTTGWKDLRYKPQQPARAGAPRIRFSGAVGYGRLKIRHAWR is encoded by the coding sequence GTGAACTCGCCCAAGCCGCACGCCACTTCGCGCGTGAGCGAGGACGACCGCGAGAGCGCGGTACGGCGCGTGCGCGAGGCGTACGCCGACGAGCACATCCCGCACGAGGAGATGGACGAGCGCCTCGGCCGGGTGCTGGCCGCCACGACGCACGGCGAACTCGCGGCGGCCCTGGACCAGCTCCCGGCGGAGGACCCGGGCACCACCTCGACGATCGCCGCCGCCGGCGGACGGATCAAGCGGCGCGGCGTATGGCGGGTACCCCGCGTCCTCAAGGTCGAGTCCGCCTTCGGGCGGGTGCGGCTGGACCTGTCCCGGGCGATCATCGAGGGCCCGGTCGTCGACATCGAGCTGAGCCTGGGCACCGGCAACGCGAGCATCACCGTGCCGCGCGACGCGACCGTCGAGGTCGAGGGAGTGACGACCGGCTGGAAGGACCTGCGCTACAAGCCCCAGCAGCCGGCCCGCGCCGGAGCGCCGCGCATCCGCTTCTCGGGAGCGGTGGGCTACGGACGGCTGAAGATCCGGCACGCCTGGCGCTGA
- a CDS encoding NmrA family NAD(P)-binding protein codes for MAPRSTPVLVTGATGRQGGATARALLAAGIPVRALVRDPDTWRAKDVEALGVELVTGDLTDRSSLDAACADVRAVFSVQMPPMSESGVDFAGELAQATHLIGAARAAGVPQFVQSSTSGTGRHTETPGWAEGHWAALEPYFDTKQAILEKVRGAGFARWAVVKPAFFMENLPQLAPDGPGGGLATVVRPDTTLALVACEDIGTAVAHAVRDPDRFHGVELELAGDRLTMEQVAGVLSDVWGVPVEAPSLDLDEALAAGMPAWGAGHLWSNAITQPARPEFATELGIPVTSFTDWAHRNLTAEA; via the coding sequence ATGGCACCACGATCCACCCCCGTCCTGGTCACCGGCGCCACCGGCCGCCAGGGCGGGGCCACCGCCCGGGCCCTGCTGGCCGCCGGCATCCCGGTGCGCGCCCTGGTGCGCGACCCGGACACGTGGCGCGCCAAGGACGTCGAGGCGCTGGGCGTCGAGCTGGTGACCGGGGACCTGACCGACCGGTCCTCGCTGGACGCGGCCTGCGCGGACGTCCGGGCCGTGTTCTCGGTGCAGATGCCGCCGATGAGCGAGAGCGGCGTCGACTTCGCCGGAGAGCTGGCGCAGGCGACGCACCTCATCGGGGCGGCGCGGGCCGCGGGCGTGCCGCAGTTCGTGCAGTCCTCGACCAGCGGGACCGGACGGCACACGGAGACGCCGGGCTGGGCGGAGGGCCACTGGGCGGCGCTGGAGCCCTACTTCGACACCAAGCAGGCGATCCTGGAGAAGGTGCGCGGGGCGGGCTTCGCCCGCTGGGCCGTGGTCAAGCCCGCGTTCTTCATGGAGAACCTGCCCCAGCTGGCGCCGGACGGCCCCGGCGGCGGTCTCGCGACGGTCGTCCGGCCGGACACGACCCTGGCGCTGGTGGCCTGCGAGGACATCGGCACGGCCGTCGCCCACGCCGTACGGGACCCCGACCGCTTCCACGGGGTGGAGCTGGAGCTCGCGGGCGACCGGCTCACGATGGAGCAGGTGGCCGGAGTGCTGTCGGACGTGTGGGGCGTCCCGGTGGAAGCGCCCTCGTTGGATCTCGACGAGGCCCTCGCGGCGGGGATGCCGGCCTGGGGCGCCGGACACCTGTGGAGCAACGCCATCACACAGCCGGCCCGCCCCGAGTTCGCCACGGAGCTGGGGATTCCGGTGACCTCGTTCACCGACTGGGCGCACCGGAACCTCACGGCGGAGGCCTGA
- a CDS encoding acetyl-CoA carboxylase biotin carboxylase subunit: MTMFDTVLVANRGEIAVRVIRTLREQGVRSVAVFSDADADARHVREADTAVRIGPPPASESYLNVPALLEAARRTGAQAVHPGYGFLAENAGFAQACADAGLVFIGPPASAISLMGDKIRAKETVAAYGVPVVPGSSGSGLTDAQLEAAAREIGTPVLLKPSAGGGGKGMRLVRDASALAEEIAAARREARASFGDDTLLVERWIDRPRHIEIQVLADAHGNVIHLGERECSLQRRHQKIIEEAPSVLLDEETRAAMGEAAVQAARSCGYAGAGTVEFIVPGDDPASYYFMEMNTRLQVEHPVTELVTGLDLVEWQLRVASGERLPYAQEDITLAGWAIEARVCAEDPARGFLPSGGTVLALREPQGGGVRTDSGLSEGVPVGSLYDPMLSKVIAYGPDRATAVRKLRAALADTVILGVPTNAGFLRRLLAHPDVVSGDLDTGLVEREAEGLVPDGVPDEVYAAAAAVRREALEPRPDAGGWTDPFSVPSGWRTGGAPAPLLFPLRVAGADPVTYGAPASATVTADRVTVELDGAVGHFHRSGDWLGRDGDTWQVQDHDPVEASLSGAGRSGADTLAAPMPGTVTVVKVAVGDEVEAGQSLLVVEAMKMEHVISAPHAGTVTELDVTAGATVAMDQILAVVVPLEDS, from the coding sequence ATGACGATGTTCGACACCGTTCTGGTCGCCAACCGCGGCGAGATCGCGGTCCGGGTGATCCGGACCCTGCGGGAGCAGGGTGTGCGCTCGGTCGCGGTCTTCAGCGACGCGGACGCGGACGCCCGGCATGTACGGGAGGCGGACACGGCGGTCCGGATCGGCCCGCCGCCCGCGTCCGAGAGCTATCTGAACGTGCCCGCGCTCCTGGAGGCGGCCCGCCGCACCGGCGCTCAGGCCGTGCACCCCGGGTACGGATTCCTCGCGGAGAACGCCGGCTTCGCGCAGGCGTGCGCGGACGCGGGGCTGGTCTTCATCGGCCCGCCCGCCTCCGCGATCTCGCTGATGGGCGACAAGATCCGGGCCAAGGAGACGGTCGCGGCGTACGGGGTCCCGGTGGTCCCGGGCTCCTCGGGCAGCGGCCTGACCGACGCCCAACTGGAGGCAGCGGCGCGGGAGATCGGCACGCCGGTGCTGCTGAAGCCGAGCGCGGGCGGCGGCGGCAAGGGCATGCGCCTGGTCCGGGACGCCTCGGCGCTGGCGGAGGAGATCGCGGCGGCCCGCCGCGAGGCACGGGCCTCCTTCGGCGACGACACCCTCCTCGTGGAGCGGTGGATCGACCGGCCGCGCCACATCGAGATCCAGGTGCTGGCCGACGCCCATGGAAACGTGATCCACCTCGGTGAGCGCGAGTGCTCGCTCCAGCGCCGCCACCAGAAGATCATCGAGGAGGCCCCCTCGGTCCTCCTCGACGAGGAGACCCGGGCGGCGATGGGAGAGGCGGCCGTGCAGGCGGCGCGCTCCTGCGGGTACGCGGGCGCGGGGACGGTGGAGTTCATCGTCCCGGGCGACGACCCGGCCTCGTACTACTTCATGGAGATGAACACCCGCCTCCAGGTCGAGCACCCGGTCACCGAGCTGGTCACCGGCCTGGACCTGGTGGAGTGGCAGCTGCGGGTGGCGTCCGGCGAGCGACTGCCGTACGCGCAGGAGGACATCACCCTGGCCGGCTGGGCGATCGAGGCCCGCGTCTGCGCCGAGGACCCCGCCCGGGGCTTCCTGCCGTCCGGCGGTACGGTGCTGGCGCTGCGCGAGCCGCAGGGCGGCGGGGTGCGGACGGACTCGGGGCTCAGCGAGGGCGTGCCGGTGGGCAGCCTGTACGACCCGATGCTGTCGAAGGTCATCGCGTACGGCCCCGACCGCGCGACGGCCGTCCGCAAGCTGCGGGCGGCCCTCGCGGACACGGTCATCCTGGGCGTCCCGACCAACGCGGGCTTCCTGCGCCGCCTGCTGGCCCACCCGGACGTGGTCTCCGGCGACCTGGACACCGGGCTCGTGGAGCGCGAGGCGGAGGGCCTGGTGCCGGACGGGGTGCCGGACGAGGTGTACGCGGCCGCGGCCGCGGTCCGCCGGGAGGCGCTGGAGCCCCGGCCGGACGCGGGCGGCTGGACGGACCCGTTCTCGGTGCCGAGCGGGTGGCGGACGGGGGGTGCGCCGGCGCCGCTGCTCTTCCCGCTGCGGGTGGCGGGCGCGGACCCGGTGACCTACGGCGCTCCGGCCTCCGCGACGGTCACGGCCGACCGCGTCACGGTCGAACTCGACGGCGCGGTGGGCCACTTCCACCGCTCCGGGGACTGGCTCGGCCGGGACGGCGACACCTGGCAGGTCCAGGACCACGATCCGGTGGAGGCGTCCCTGAGCGGGGCGGGCCGGAGCGGGGCGGACACCCTGGCGGCCCCGATGCCGGGCACGGTCACGGTGGTGAAAGTCGCCGTCGGGGACGAGGTCGAGGCGGGGCAGAGCCTGCTCGTGGTGGAGGCGATGAAGATGGAACACGTGATCTCCGCCCCGCACGCGGGGACCGTCACCGAGCTGGACGTCACGGCGGGTGCGACGGTGGCGATGGACCAGATCCTGGCGGTAGTGGTCCCCCTGGAGGACTCATGA
- a CDS encoding GPP34 family phosphoprotein: protein MAVSLGEEIMLLSLDDTTGAAKGEAGARWGVAAGMLLELVMAGRVTVKGGRVEVFDPSPTGDPLLDGRLDRLARWVHGTSSSRKVTDWLTRDHAKGSQDVVESLVARGLVTEEKHRALGVFPVRRYPEADGTVERELRARLAAAVLHGAEPDVRTSSLVALLHATGMHPQAFPGLPKKQVAPRMAHIAEGHWAGVSVREAIRNLQAAISAVTMVTVLTVVT from the coding sequence ATGGCCGTCTCGCTGGGCGAAGAGATCATGCTGCTGTCGCTGGACGACACGACCGGCGCGGCGAAGGGGGAGGCCGGGGCCCGCTGGGGCGTGGCGGCCGGGATGCTCCTGGAGCTGGTCATGGCGGGCCGCGTCACGGTGAAGGGCGGCCGCGTCGAGGTCTTCGACCCGTCCCCGACGGGCGATCCGCTCCTGGACGGGCGGCTCGACCGGCTGGCGCGCTGGGTCCACGGGACGTCCAGCAGCCGCAAGGTCACCGACTGGCTGACCCGGGACCACGCCAAGGGCTCGCAGGACGTCGTGGAGAGCCTCGTCGCCCGCGGCCTGGTGACCGAGGAGAAGCACCGGGCCCTCGGCGTCTTCCCCGTCCGCCGCTACCCGGAGGCCGACGGAACCGTCGAGCGGGAGCTGCGCGCCCGGCTGGCCGCCGCGGTGCTGCACGGGGCCGAGCCGGACGTCCGCACCAGCTCCCTCGTCGCCCTGCTGCACGCCACGGGCATGCACCCCCAGGCCTTCCCCGGCCTGCCGAAGAAGCAGGTCGCCCCGCGCATGGCCCACATCGCCGAAGGCCACTGGGCGGGCGTGAGCGTGCGCGAGGCGATCCGCAACCTCCAGGCGGCGATCTCCGCGGTGACGATGGTGACGGTCCTGACGGTGGTGACGTAG
- a CDS encoding carboxyl transferase domain-containing protein: MQQAPVLASAADPASEAWQANEAAHRALSDELAGRLATARLGGGERARARHEARGKLLPRDRVDTLLDPGSPFLELAPLAAEGLYGGAAPAAGVIAGIGRVSGRECVIVANDATVKGGTYYPMTVKKHLRAQEVALENRLPCLYLVDSGGAFLPMQDEVFPDRDHFGRIFYNQARMSGAGIPQIAAVLGSCTAGGAYVPAMSDEAVIVRNQGTIFLGGPPLVKAATGEVVTAEELGGGEVHSRTSGVTDHLAEDDAHALRIVRNIVATLPDRAPLPWSVEPAEEPKVDPAGLYGAVPVDSRTPYDVREVIARVVDGSRFQEFKAEYGQTLITGFARIHGHPVGIVANNGILFSESAQKGAHFIELCDQRGIPLVFLQNISGFMVGRDYEAGGIAKHGAKMVTAVACTRVPKLTVVVGGSYGAGNYSMCGRAYSPRFLWMWPNAKISVMGGEQAASVLATVKRDQLGDDWSAEDEETFKAPIRAQYETQGNAYYATARLWDDGVIDPVDTRQVLGLALTACANAPLPQKDPAGPGFGVFRM, translated from the coding sequence ATGCAGCAGGCACCGGTCCTGGCGAGCGCGGCCGATCCCGCCTCGGAGGCCTGGCAGGCCAACGAGGCGGCTCATCGCGCGCTCTCCGACGAGCTGGCGGGACGCCTCGCCACGGCACGGCTGGGCGGGGGTGAGAGGGCGCGGGCCCGCCACGAGGCGCGCGGCAAGCTGCTCCCCCGGGACCGGGTGGACACCCTCCTCGACCCGGGCTCGCCGTTCCTGGAGCTGGCCCCGCTGGCGGCCGAGGGGCTGTACGGGGGCGCCGCCCCGGCCGCCGGCGTGATCGCCGGGATCGGGCGGGTCAGCGGCCGGGAGTGCGTGATCGTCGCCAATGACGCCACCGTCAAGGGCGGCACGTACTACCCGATGACCGTGAAGAAGCACCTGCGCGCCCAAGAGGTGGCGCTGGAGAACCGTCTCCCCTGCCTCTATCTGGTCGACTCGGGCGGCGCGTTCCTGCCGATGCAGGACGAGGTCTTCCCCGACCGGGACCACTTCGGCCGGATCTTCTACAACCAGGCCCGGATGTCGGGGGCCGGCATCCCGCAGATCGCGGCGGTGCTGGGCTCCTGCACGGCGGGCGGGGCGTACGTCCCGGCGATGAGCGACGAGGCCGTGATCGTCCGCAACCAGGGCACGATCTTCCTCGGCGGCCCGCCGCTGGTGAAGGCCGCCACCGGCGAGGTCGTCACGGCGGAGGAGCTGGGCGGCGGCGAGGTCCACTCGCGTACGTCGGGGGTCACCGACCATCTCGCGGAGGACGACGCGCACGCCCTGCGGATCGTCCGCAACATCGTCGCGACCCTCCCGGACCGCGCTCCGCTCCCCTGGTCGGTCGAGCCGGCCGAGGAGCCGAAGGTGGACCCGGCCGGGCTGTACGGGGCCGTGCCCGTGGACTCCCGGACGCCCTACGACGTACGCGAAGTGATCGCGCGCGTGGTCGACGGCTCCCGCTTCCAGGAGTTCAAGGCGGAGTACGGGCAGACGCTGATCACCGGCTTCGCCCGCATCCACGGCCACCCGGTCGGAATCGTCGCGAACAACGGCATCCTGTTCTCCGAGTCGGCCCAGAAGGGCGCGCACTTCATCGAGCTGTGCGACCAGCGCGGCATCCCGCTCGTCTTCCTCCAGAACATCTCCGGCTTCATGGTCGGCCGGGACTACGAGGCGGGCGGCATCGCCAAGCACGGCGCGAAGATGGTCACCGCCGTGGCCTGCACCCGGGTGCCGAAGCTGACGGTCGTGGTCGGCGGTTCGTACGGCGCGGGCAACTACTCGATGTGCGGCCGGGCCTACAGCCCCCGCTTCCTGTGGATGTGGCCGAACGCCAAGATCTCGGTGATGGGCGGCGAACAGGCCGCCTCCGTGCTGGCCACCGTCAAGCGCGACCAGCTCGGCGACGACTGGAGCGCCGAGGACGAGGAGACGTTCAAGGCCCCGATCCGCGCCCAGTACGAGACCCAGGGCAACGCCTACTACGCGACCGCCCGGCTCTGGGACGACGGCGTGATCGACCCCGTGGACACCCGGCAGGTCCTGGGCCTCGCGCTCACGGCCTGCGCCAATGCCCCGCTGCCCCAGAAGGACCCGGCCGGGCCCGGCTTCGGCGTCTTCCGGATGTGA
- a CDS encoding hydroxymethylglutaryl-CoA lyase: MTTRALPMQVPAPGLPARVRIHEVGARDGLQNEKRTVPTEVKAEFIRRLAVAGLTTIEATSFVHPKWVPQLADAEALFPLLGDIADVGDVSLPVLVPNERGLDRALALGARSIAVFGSATETFAARNLNRTVDESLAMFEPVVARAKAEKAQVRGYLSMCFGDPWEGAVPVAQVVRVAKALMDLGCDELSLGDTIGVATPGQVTALLTALNEASVPTDSIGVHFHDTYGQALSNTLAALQHGVSTVDASAGGLGGCPYAKSATGNLATEDLVWMLDGLGIETGVDLDELTATSVWLAGHLGRPSPSRTVRALTPSPSSLSHKE; this comes from the coding sequence ATGACGACGCGCGCACTGCCCATGCAGGTCCCGGCCCCGGGCCTTCCCGCCCGGGTCCGGATCCACGAGGTGGGGGCGCGGGACGGCCTCCAGAACGAGAAGCGGACCGTTCCCACGGAGGTGAAGGCGGAGTTCATCCGCCGCCTGGCCGTGGCCGGTCTGACCACCATCGAGGCGACGAGCTTCGTGCACCCGAAGTGGGTGCCCCAACTGGCGGACGCGGAGGCCCTGTTCCCCCTCCTCGGGGACATCGCGGACGTGGGCGACGTCTCCCTCCCGGTCCTCGTGCCGAACGAACGCGGACTGGACCGGGCGCTGGCGCTCGGGGCCCGGTCGATCGCGGTGTTCGGCTCGGCCACGGAGACGTTCGCCGCGCGCAACCTGAACCGGACCGTGGACGAGTCGCTGGCCATGTTCGAGCCGGTGGTGGCCCGCGCCAAGGCGGAGAAGGCGCAGGTGCGCGGCTATCTGTCGATGTGCTTCGGCGACCCGTGGGAAGGCGCGGTGCCCGTGGCCCAGGTGGTCCGGGTCGCGAAGGCCCTGATGGACCTGGGCTGCGACGAGCTGTCGCTGGGCGACACGATCGGCGTGGCGACGCCGGGCCAGGTGACCGCCCTGCTGACAGCGCTGAACGAGGCGTCCGTCCCCACGGACTCCATCGGCGTCCACTTCCACGACACGTACGGCCAGGCGCTGTCCAACACCCTGGCGGCGCTCCAGCACGGGGTGAGCACGGTCGACGCCTCGGCGGGCGGCCTGGGCGGCTGCCCGTACGCGAAGAGCGCCACGGGCAATCTCGCCACCGAGGACCTCGTGTGGATGCTCGACGGCCTCGGCATCGAAACCGGTGTCGACCTCGACGAGTTGACCGCCACCAGCGTCTGGCTGGCCGGACACCTGGGCCGGCCGAGCCCGTCCCGCACGGTCCGCGCCCTGACCCCCTCCCCTTCCTCCCTCTCCCACAAGGAGTGA
- a CDS encoding acyl-CoA dehydrogenase family protein: protein MSLDHRLTAEHEELRRTVEAFAHDVVAPKIGDFYERHEFPYEIVREMGRMGLFGLPFPEEYGGMGGDYLALGIALEELARVDSSVAITLEAGVSLGAMPLHLFGTEEQKRQWLPKLCAGEALGAFGLTEPDGGSDAGGTRTTAVLDEARHEWVINGSKCFITNSGTDITELVTVTAVTGRKEDGRPRISAIIVPSGTPGFTVAAPYSKVGWNASDTRELSFTDVRVPAANLLGEEGRGYAQFLRILDEGRVAISALATGLAQGCVDESVKYAAERHAFGRPIGANQAIQFKIADMEMRAHMARVGWRDAASRLVAGEPFKKEAAIAKLYSSTVAVDNAREATQIHGGYGFMNEYPVARMWRDSKILEIGEGTSEVQRMLIARELGLPG from the coding sequence ATGTCCCTGGACCACCGGCTGACCGCCGAGCACGAGGAACTGCGCCGCACGGTCGAGGCGTTCGCGCACGACGTGGTCGCGCCGAAGATCGGCGACTTCTACGAGCGCCACGAGTTCCCGTACGAGATCGTGCGCGAGATGGGCCGCATGGGCCTGTTCGGGCTGCCGTTCCCCGAGGAGTACGGCGGCATGGGCGGCGACTACCTGGCACTCGGGATCGCCCTGGAGGAGCTGGCCCGGGTCGACTCCTCGGTGGCGATCACCCTGGAGGCCGGGGTCTCGCTGGGCGCGATGCCGCTGCACCTGTTCGGCACGGAGGAGCAGAAGCGGCAGTGGCTGCCGAAGCTGTGCGCGGGCGAGGCGCTGGGCGCGTTCGGCCTGACCGAGCCGGACGGCGGCTCGGACGCGGGCGGCACCCGGACGACGGCCGTGCTGGACGAGGCCAGGCACGAGTGGGTCATCAACGGCTCGAAGTGCTTCATCACCAACTCCGGCACGGACATCACCGAGTTGGTGACGGTGACGGCGGTGACCGGCCGCAAGGAGGACGGCCGCCCCCGGATCTCCGCGATCATCGTCCCCTCCGGCACCCCCGGCTTCACGGTCGCCGCCCCCTACTCCAAGGTCGGCTGGAACGCCTCGGACACCCGGGAGCTGTCCTTCACCGACGTCCGCGTCCCGGCGGCGAACCTCCTGGGCGAGGAGGGCCGCGGCTACGCGCAGTTCCTGCGGATCCTGGACGAGGGCCGGGTCGCGATCTCGGCGCTGGCGACGGGCCTGGCGCAGGGCTGCGTGGACGAGTCGGTGAAGTACGCGGCCGAGCGCCACGCGTTCGGCCGGCCGATCGGCGCGAACCAGGCGATCCAGTTCAAGATCGCCGACATGGAGATGCGCGCGCACATGGCCCGGGTGGGCTGGCGCGACGCGGCGTCGCGGCTGGTGGCGGGCGAACCGTTCAAGAAGGAGGCGGCGATCGCGAAGCTGTACTCCTCGACGGTCGCGGTGGACAACGCCCGCGAGGCGACGCAGATCCACGGCGGCTACGGCTTCATGAACGAGTACCCGGTGGCGCGGATGTGGCGCGACTCGAAGATCCTGGAGATCGGCGAGGGGACGAGCGAGGTGCAGCGGATGCTGATCGCCCGGGAGTTGGGGCTTCCGGGCTGA
- a CDS encoding TetR/AcrR family transcriptional regulator → MSTHAAARVAAPTRREQILREAARLFAERGFHGVGVDEIGAAVGISGPGLYRHFPGKDAMLAELLVGISERLLEGGRMRVSEDAARGGGSPEALLDALIEGHIDFALDDRPLITLHDRELDRLRDTDRKRVRRLQREYVEVWVGVVRALYPALAENRARVTVHAVFGLLNSTPHLARPEALPGRAVTAALLHRLARGAFAAAEPS, encoded by the coding sequence ATGAGCACCCATGCCGCCGCCCGCGTCGCGGCTCCCACCCGCCGCGAGCAGATCCTCCGGGAGGCCGCCCGCCTCTTCGCCGAGCGCGGCTTCCACGGCGTCGGCGTCGACGAGATAGGCGCCGCCGTCGGGATCAGCGGTCCCGGCCTCTACCGCCACTTCCCCGGCAAGGACGCGATGCTCGCCGAGCTGCTGGTGGGCATCAGCGAACGGCTGCTGGAGGGCGGCCGCATGCGGGTGTCGGAGGACGCGGCCCGGGGCGGCGGCTCCCCGGAGGCCCTCCTGGACGCGCTCATCGAGGGCCACATCGACTTCGCGCTCGACGACCGCCCTCTGATCACCCTCCACGACCGCGAGCTGGACCGGCTGCGCGACACGGACCGCAAGCGGGTGCGCAGGCTCCAGCGCGAGTACGTCGAGGTCTGGGTCGGCGTCGTCCGCGCCCTCTACCCGGCACTGGCCGAGAACCGGGCCCGCGTCACCGTGCACGCCGTCTTCGGCCTGCTGAACTCCACTCCGCACCTCGCCCGCCCGGAGGCGCTGCCCGGCCGGGCGGTGACCGCCGCCCTGCTGCACCGGCTGGCGCGGGGCGCCTTCGCCGCCGCGGAACCCTCCTGA